The uncultured Dysgonomonas sp. genome contains the following window.
GCCAGCCCTTTATGAAACTTGCGAAAAACAGCGGTATACGGGGAATTGTATTTAACTACCCGGAGCAGAGAGCAGCATATCTGCCCAATATGTTTGCATATCCTTATACTGTGCAGGTTACAGGTTCTGATGCCTACATTATAAATGTGGGAATGCGTGCAGTAGATAAATTCGCCGATTTATTTACCTACAAATGTGACAATCACTTTATAGATTATGTAATGGGACATGTATTTAATGGAGGGATCAAAGTGGGAGCCAATACCGAAAACGGCGTAATACAGAATGTGCATGTCAATATTGGTTGTTATGCAACAGGAGGTGAATCGAAATGGGGAAGCTGGCCTAATTCACCGATACCCGGGATAGAAGAAAGTCTTGTACAGGCTTCATATAAATACGGATTGGAAAAACTGGACTTTATCGAATTGGGAGCATGTAAAAACCAATGTTTATATAATAACTTCATCTATGGAGCTCATAAAGGGCTTATACTAGGTGACAACAGTGGTAGTGGGCCGGAAGGTATCTCGATGGGTACCGGAATAGACGGGACAACAAGCGCTGTTTGTATTGAAAAGATAGGTGTAGGGGGATTCGATTTTATAAACACACAACTGGTTGCTATTGGCGACAATAACACATGGTATATAGAGACCGGAGCAGGATTCACAGGAAGTACTACATTCTTTAATTCCGATTACTGGGGTAATCCTAGCAGAGGAATGCAACTAAGAAATGGAACAATTGAATTGCAGTCTGCCAACTTCCATCATCCGGGACAGAGTGGGTTGGCAACACTAAATCATCCTGCTAAATTAAGTCTTGTAGCTTCTACTGTTGCCCCTACAGATGCAATTTTAACAGATCCGGCAGAAGCTCAGTTGTCAGTTCAGTCATCCGTATTAAATTCATCCGGTATCAAACCCGAGAAATGTGCATTGTGGAAAAACAATCTGGATTATGCAATCAGATATACAACCGAATATGTATACGACAGGGCAGGGTGGACTGCAACTGCATCTCACAACAACAATAACGCATACATGGCCATTGACAGCAAACCCGAAACCAGATGGGATACAGGGGCATCGCAGGCTTCCGGGCAATGGTTTATTGTTGATATGAAGAAAGCACAAAAGCTCGATGCCATTATTCTGGATGTGGCCGCGAGCGCAGGCGATTCGCCCATTTCTTATAAAATGTACCTTTCCGATGATGGTCAGACATGGACAAGTGCTGTGGCTTCCGGTAAAGGTACCAGAGATGTTTCTTTCATCTACCTAGATGAAACCGCAAAAGCAAGATATATAAAAATAGAGCAGACGGGACAGGCCGGGAATTACTGGTCTATACATGAGTTTTATGTATACAGCGCCGATTTGAAGAAACAAGAAATACCATTGGACAGGACAGGCTGGATTGCTTCGGCTTCTAAAAATAATGACGGAGCGCAGAGGACTCTCGACGACGACCTTTCTACACGATGGGATACTGAAGCTGTGCAGGAATCGGGTGAGTGGTTTCAGGTGGATATGTTGCAATCACAAAAGTTTAACAAAATTCATCTCGATTATACAGAAAGCCCAAATGATGGACCTGACAAATATGAAATCTATGTGTCTGATGATGGAGAATCGTGGGGAGAACCTATCGCTTCCGGCAATGGAACTAAAAGCGCATTGAAAGTTGAACTAAATGACCAGGAGGCGAGATATATACGCATTTTGCAAACAGGCACAAACGAAGGAGGTTATTGGTCGATACATGAATTCTGGGCTTATAATAATGAAAAAGAAATTGAAGCTGTCAAATTTGAGATTATACCGACTCCGTCGAATGCCACAGTTTATATAAATGAGATAGAGCAAAGTTTTGTGACTATAGAAAAGGGCAAAGATGTAACTTATAAAGTTTCGGCAGAAGGGTATGTTACAGTGGAAGATACCCGCTCAAACCTTCAATCGGATACTCGTCTCGAAGTAAAGCTTGAAGTTATACCTGTACCAAAAATCAGATTTGAAATAGTGCCTACTCCATCAAATGCGACTGTAACAATAAATGGTATTGAACAGAAAATAGCAGAGATAAAGAAAGGCATGGATATAACCTACAAGGTATCTGCTGCGGGCTATATTACAGTTGAGGAGTCTTTGACAGATGTTCAAACGGATATGCAGTTAGAAGTAAATCTCACACCGGCTCCATCTACCAAAGTCAAATTCGAAATAGTGCCTACTCCTTCGAGTGCTATAGTGATAATTAATGGAATCGAACAGAAGGTTACAGAAATTGAAAAAGGAAAAAGCGTTATTTATAAGGTTAGTGCAGAGGGATACATAGCCGAAGAGAAAACAATGACTGATATTCAATCGGATACTCGCCTAGAAGTTAATCTCGATCCAATTCCTGTAATCAGATTCGAAATTATACCTACTCCTTCGGATGCTATAGTGATAATAAACGGTTCGGAACAAAAAACTATAGAAATTCAAAAAGGACAGGATGTAACTTATAAAGTTTCGGCAGAAGGATATATCCCTGAAGAGAAAACAGTAACTAACATTCAGTCAGATACACAGCTAATGATTAATCTGAATCCTATAGTTTCAGATCCGGACAAAGAAATAAGCTTCTCATATGACGGACATCACATAAAGGTAAGAGGAACGACGGGTGAATTCAGACTAAGAGTTTACTCTGTATCCGGCAAATGCCTGATTGACAATACAACGAAAGGCGATATTCCTTTCATCTGTCCTGCGAGCGGAGTATATATTTTGAGACTGGATTATGAAGGGAGTAAGCATGAAAAGAAAGTATTCCTCAACAAGTAGTTGAAGAAGCAGTTTTTAACTTATAATAAAAAAGCAGAATAATGTTTAGAAAGTTTTTAGTATGTGGATTACTCACATTGCTGTTGGTTTCCATGTCAGCCGGTTTAAAAGCCCAACAGAAAGATGTATATCTGGATGAAAAAGCGCCGACACATGATCGTATAATGGATTTGTTATCGAGGCTTACCATAGAAGAAAAAATAAGCCTTCTCAGGGCTACTTCTCCGGGAATTCCCCGTTTGCAAATACCGAAGTATTATCATGGAAACGAATCATTGCACGGAGTTGTCCGTCCTGGTCGTTTTACGGTTTTCCCACAGGCAATAGGTCTGGCAAGTATGTGGAATACTGAGTTGCATTACAAAATAGCAACAGCCATATCCGATGAAGCCCGTGGCCGGTGGAATGAACTGGAACAGGGTAAATTACAGACTCAGCGTTTTACCGACCTGCTTACATTCTGGTCGCCTACCGTGAATATGGCCCGTGATCCGCGATGGGGGCGTACGCCTGAGACTTATGGGGAAGATCCCTATCTGTCTGGTGTATTGGGTACTGCATTTGTAAAAGGATTGCAGGGCGACGATCCTCGTTATCTTAAAATCGTTTCCACTCCTAAACATTTCGCTGCTAATAACGAGGAACACAACCGGTTTGTTTGCAATCCCCAAATATCGGAGAGGCAACTGCGCGAGTATTATTTTCCGGCCTTCGAAATGTGTGTGAAAGATGGTCAATCTGCATCTATCATGTCTGCATATAATGCCATAAATGATGTTCCTTGTACGGCCAATCCATGGCTATTGACGAAGGTTCTGCGCCACGATTGGGGCTTTAATGGTTATGTTGTTTCCGATTGCGGAGGACCGAGTTTATTGGTGTCGGCAATGAAATATGTAAAAACAAAGGAAGCTACCGCTACCCTGTCCATTAAGGCAGGACTCGATCTCGAATGCGGCGATGATGTGTATATGCAGCCGTTGCTGAATGCATACAATCAGTATATGGTAAGCAAGGCAGATATAGATACGGCTGCATACCGCGTACTGAGGGCAAGAATGCATCTGGGATTATTCGATGATCCTGATCTTAATCCTTATAACAAAATATCGCCATCGGTTGTTGGTTCGGCAGAGCATAAACAACTGGCTCTTGAGGCGGCTCGCCAGAGTATTGTTTTATTAAAAAATGACAAGCGGACTTTACCATTGAATCCTAAAAAAGTAAAATCTATAGCTGTAGTTGGTATTAATGCAGGAAACTCCGAATTTGGAGATTATAGCGGCATTCCGGCCAATGCTCCGATTTCTATCTTGCAGGGAATTAAAGACAAGGTAGGGGATAATGCGAAAATAGTATATGCGCCGTGGAAATCAGCGATGGACGGTAAAGAGATGATTTCAGCCCCTTATTTTCCCGGAGGCCTGAAAACGGAATATTTCAGTAATATGGAACTCTCGGGTACCCCAAAAGTGCGCACTGAAGAATGGGTAAACTTCGAACCTGCCAATCAGGCACCCGATCCGTTTATTCCTGCGTTTCCGGTATCTATCCGCTGGTCGGGTAAATTACATCCTGAAGTATCAGGAAATTATACGATATATTATACCGCCGATGATGGTAGCCGACTGTTTATCAATGGAGAGAAATTAATCGACGCATGGGTTGAGCGTAGCATCGCTACTGATTCGGTGTCTTTATATCTTGAAGGAGGTAAAGAATATGATATCAGGGCCGAATATTTCAATAACCGCGACAATGCTGTAGCCAAGCTATATTGGAAGGTACCGGATGTTGGGACAAAGCAGCGTCTGGATATGTACGGTGAGGCCGGAAAAGCCGTCAGGGAATGTGAGCAGGTAGTAGCTGTTTTAGGGATAAATAAAACCATCGAGCGCGAAGGGCAAGACAGGTATGATATCCATTTACCTGCCGATCAGGAGGAATTTATCAGGGAAATATATAAAGTCAATCCTAATATTGTAGTAGTGCTGGTTGCCGGAAGTTCTCTGGCTATCAATTGGATGGACGAGCATGTCCCTGCCATCGTGAACGCATGGTATCCGGGAGAGCAGGGCGGAACAGCCGTTGCAGAAGTATTGTTCGGAGAATATAACCCGGGAGGACGATTGCCAATTACATATTATAACAGTCTGGAAGAAATCCCGGCTTTCGACGACTACGATATTACCAAAGGACGTACTTATCAATACTTTAAAGGGAAGCCGTTGTATCCGTTCGGCTATGGATTAAGTTATACAACATTCGCTTACAAAAACTTACAAATAAATGACAACCGGGATAATGTCAAAGTCTCCTTTGAATTGAAAAATACCGGAAGCATGAATGGCGATGAGGTTTCTCAGGTATATGTAAAAATCCCTTCTTCGGGAATCGTTATGCCAATAAAAGAATTGAAAGGTTTTCAGCGCAGCACGCTGAAAAAAGGCGGGACGAAAAACGTAGAGATAAATATAAGGAAAGATCTGTTGAGATATTGGGACGATGCAACTGAAACATTCATTACACCTAAAGGCGAATACGAGTTTATGGTTGGAAGTTCGTCTCAGGATATAAAATTGACAAAGAAATTTACATTGAACTAAAAACTATTAAATGAGAAATATTGTAACTAAAATACTGATTTTGATATGCTTATTCATTTCAGTTGCAGGATTTTCACAAAACAAAGAATATAATCCGATAGAAACAGCAGTTCCCTCATTAACTATTGCGCCCGATGCACGTTCGGGCGGGATGGGCGATGTTGGAGCAGCGACAATGCCTGATGCTTATTCTCAATACTGGAATCCGGCAAAATATGCTTTTGCAACCAGTAAAGCCTCTTTCGCCTTGTCATATACTCCATGGATGCGGAGTGTAGTGAATGGAATATCTCTGCTCAACGCTGTAGGTTATTACAAACTGGGAATAGAAAATAATCAGGCATTGAGTGCATCTCTACGATATTTTTCGATAGGAGATGTATACCTGGCCGATGCACAAGGTGAGTTTATAAGCACTGTCGCTCCATCAGAACTGGCTGTGGATATCGGATATTCACGTAAATTGACGGAGACATTTTCCGGGTCGGTAGTTATCCGTTATCTACGAGCCAACTATTCCGGCATAGAGGACGAAGGAACTTCCGACGGTACATTTGCCGCAGATATTGCGGGTTATAACGAATCTTATATTAATATCGGAAAGTCTGAAAGTCTTTTGGGAATTGGATTTAATATATCTAATGTAGGAGGAAAAATATCTAACGGCGGGTATAATAGAGAAAGTTTTATTCCTGCGAATCTTAGAGTGGGCGCATCGTTAATATATCCTTTGGATGAAAAGAATTCATTAACTATTGCCGCCGATCTGAATAAGTTGTTGGTACCTACCCCCCCTGTTCTAAAAGATGGTGAATCGATAGAAGATTATAGAGTAAGAGTTCTCGAATACGAAAAGATGAGTTCTTTCAAGGGGATATTCAAGTCTTTTGGAGATGCTCCCGGTGGATTTTCGGAAGAGATGAAAGAAATAACATGGGCGTTGGGGCTTGAGTATGATTATGATAGTAAATTCAGGCTGAGAACAGGTTATGCGAATGAGAGCGCAATGAAAGGGAACCGAAAATATCTGACATTTGGAACAGGCCTTAAAATAAATGCATTCCAATTAGATGCTGCTTATATACTGGCAACTAATAGCTCAAATCCGTTGGACCAGACATTACGTTTTTCTCTGGCATTCGATTTTGAGGCTATTATGAAATTACTGAATAAATAGTTTACAGATTGACCGAAAACTTTATCTATAGTATGTTGATGATAGCCGTTAGCTAATAGTTCTTTGATAGATTAATACAAAATTGAAAGATGATAGGTAAAATAGTGTAAAAAGTGTCAGATTTGTCAACTTTTTGGGAAAAGTTAGGAGTACAAAAGGTGTTACTTTTATTACCTTTTAACAAGTAATAAGTAATAAGTAATAAGTAATAAGTAATAAGATGAAAGAGCCATATTTCTGTTTACTATAAAGTCTCTTGTGCGATAGCCTGGGCTAATGGCTATCAGCTAAAAGCTGAAATATGTGTTACTTTTGTTACCTTTTCTTCCAATATACCTACTAATACTCATTATTAATTGAATTTTTATCTATCTGTTAATCTTACATCAGACTATTTATTAATGCCATACTGTTTTCTTTGTGCTATATGAAAAATACACAAGAATAAAATATCATAAAAAACTAAGAGTATAATGAAAAAAAAAACGAAAGCATTTATTAGCCTGCTATGTGTCCTGTTTTTCTCCACCATAGCAGTGGCGCAGAATAATATTGCGGGAATTTCTACATCAGTCAATGAAAAAACGGTCAACGCCATTGCTGATAATAATCTGAAAACGAATTGGAAACTAACCTCAAAAGACTTACAACAATCGCAATGGTTGATGTTTTCGTTACAGAATGCAGGAGATGTAAATGCAATTGCCATAGACTGTGAGGGAATAACACCTCAGGAATTGCAAAAACTACTGTCGGTATATATAACATACGATCCTATGAATCTGGGGATTCCTGTTAGTTATACAGTGTCGGTGAAGGATAAGGCATCAGTATTGTCATTTACTCCGAAATATGGAGCGCATGTCCGTTTTGTATTTAAGGAAGGTGTACTGAAGAAAGACTTATTAATAAAAGAGGTATCAGTATCCATCCTTGATAAAAAAGCGGAAATAGCAAACGTGGCTTTAGAAGACAGGGCTTATATGAACCCTGACCTGCCACTGGAGCTTCGTGTAGAGAATTTATTGTCCGTAATGACTGTAGAAGATAAAATGGAACTGCTTCGCGAGGGATGGGGAATACCCGGTATACCGCATTTGGGAGTTCCTGCCATACAAAAAGTGGAAGCGATACACGGCTTTTCTTATGGCAGCGGTGCAACTATATTTCCTCAGTCGATAGGTATGAGTGCTACATGGAATAAGCGGCTGATAGAAGAAGCCGCTATGGCTATCGGAGACGAAACCGTAAGTGCTAATGCGGTACAGGCATGGTCGCCGGTATTGGATGTTGCACAGGATGCCCGTTGGGGGAGGTGTGAAGAAACTTACGGCGAAGACCCTGTTCTGGTTACGGAAATAGGAGGCGCATGGATAAAGGGATACCAGTCGAAAGGCTTGATGACGACTCCTAAGCATTTCGCAGCACACGGAGCACCTCTGGGAGGAAGGGATTCTCACGATATAGGACTTTCTGAGAGGGAAATGCGGGAAATACACCTTGTACCTTTCAGGGATATCTATAAAAAATATAAGTATCAATCGATAATGATGTCGTATTCCGATTATCTGGGAGTTCCGGTAGCCAAAAGTAAAGAGCTCCTGAAAGGAATTCTGCGTGACGAATGGGGCTTTGACGGGTTCATTGTCAGTGATTGCGGAGCCTTGGGTAATCTTACTGCCCGCAAGCATTATACAGCAATAGATAAGGTGGAAGCTGCAAGACAGGCTCTTGCCGCAGGCATTGCCACTAATTGCGGAGATACCTATAATGACCCTGATGTAATTGCGGCAGCTAAAAGAGGGGTACTGAATATGGACGATTTGGATTTCACTTGTAAAACTCTCCTGCGTACATTATTCAGAAACGGATTGTTCGAGAATAATCCTTGTAAACCTCTCGACTGGAATAAAATATATCCCGGATGGAATTCACCGGAGCATCAGGCATTAGCCCGCAAAACAGCTCAGGAGTCTATTGTGTTGTTGGAAAATAAAGGAAATACTCTACCATTATCAAAGTCGCTTAAAACAATTGCAGTAATCGGCCCGGGAGCGGATAACCTGCAACCAGGAGATTATACATCCAAACCTCAGCCGGGACAGCTAAAATCTGTGCTTACAGGTATTAAGGCAGTAGTAAGTAGCAGTACAAAAGTATTGTATGAGGAAGGATGCCGTTTTATCGGCACAGAAGGAACTGATATAGCAAAGGCTGTGAAAGCAGCGGAAAGTGCAGATGTGGCGGTACTTGTGTTGGGGGACTGCTCTACTAGTGAAGCACTGAAAGGGATAACCAACACTTCGGGAGAAAACCACGATCTTGCCACATTGATATTACCGGGAGAACAGCAGAAATTGTTGGAAGCTGTGTGCAAAACAGGAAAACCGGTTGTCCTGATATTACAGGCCGGACGTCCTTACAATCTGTCTTATGCTGCCGAAAATTGCCAGGCTGTACTTGTAAACTGGTTGCCGGGTCAGGAAGGAGGCTATGCGACCGCAGATGTGCTTTTCGGAGATTATAATCCTGCCGGACGCTTGCCTATGACATTTCCAAGAGATGTGGCCCAGCTACCATTGTATTACAATTTTAAAACATCGGGACGGGTATATGATTATGTAGATATGGCATATTATCCTTTATATCAGTTCGGTTATGGGATGAGCTATACATCATTCAGCTATTCGGATTTGAATGTATCATTAGAAAAGGATGGAAGTGTGTCGGTGAATACTACGGTGACAAATACGGGAAAGATAGCCGGAGACGAAGTTGTACAGTTATATATAACCGATATGTATGCCAGTGTAAAAACACGTGTGATGGAACTGAAAGACTTTGATCGGATTCATCTCAACCCGGGAGAGTCGAAGAAAGTGTCCTTCGTTCTTACTCCCTACCAGCTATCATTACTTAATGATGAGATGGACAGGGTGGTAGAAAAAGGGCTGTTCAAGATAATGGTCGGAGGAAAGAGTCCATCCTATGTAGCCAAAGACCGTATTAAAGATAGTGTTGGTTTTATAGAAGCTAAGGATGGAGTAAACGGGGAAATAGATTATCCTCTGGACTTTAGTGCAGATTTTGCGATAACAGTCGTAAGCGTTGAAGACCTCCCCGGAAAAGATGCAAAAGTGGCTAATGTGCTGGTTACCAATAAAGGAACCCTCACTGATATAGGTAAGCTGATGATGTATATCGACGGAAAGAGAGTAGGGGATACACGCCATTATGATTTGGAACCCGGTGAAGAAAAGCAATTCAGGATTGAGATATCACAGGATGAATTCAAGACCTTACAATTTACATCGAAATATAAAAGCACAACCTATACAAATAGATAAGGGGCGTCAACCGG
Protein-coding sequences here:
- a CDS encoding discoidin domain-containing protein produces the protein MKNWLSLIIKFKRRFFSLSIFLISGFFISLYGQSWKLIESTKFPKQETFVATLSVLDHGAKGDGVTDNTETFQRLLDQLATYNGGTLYVPEGKYVIKGALNVPKGITIRGDWKKPQKNMPIEGTIIMAYSGKGDSGSAPLFTLEPGAGIMDMAIWYPEQTPDNIQQYPASIMFGKTGYWGNDYCNAKNITFVNSYIGLMLSRVNGGGCPIMNHLYGTPLSVGVEIDNIADVGRIENVNFSPEYWASSGLPHAPVSGGSYKNWIYNNGTGIVMRRNDWSYTCYVDIEGYSKGMLSAHSLVAGQETSVPNGHNYAMTFTRCKTGVYSADVNEVGVMYSNIKMTDCENGFVIGPNTSGTVQIQASEISATAEAVKIDKLSSVKTLVNQCVINKGVVNAAGGILVANDCDFKNQQPQIALGIGARSVLTGNRFTQEAKIDDRSIMESVIDHSPLSIKKVPDFSKVEEKTRKPSRSVMYLATVAPYNANGNGVKDNTTAIQSALDKAAADGGGVVFLPPGNYKVTGNLSVPTGVELKGAVDLSSAPLGKGTVIEVYTGKGNPNGQPFMKLAKNSGIRGIVFNYPEQRAAYLPNMFAYPYTVQVTGSDAYIINVGMRAVDKFADLFTYKCDNHFIDYVMGHVFNGGIKVGANTENGVIQNVHVNIGCYATGGESKWGSWPNSPIPGIEESLVQASYKYGLEKLDFIELGACKNQCLYNNFIYGAHKGLILGDNSGSGPEGISMGTGIDGTTSAVCIEKIGVGGFDFINTQLVAIGDNNTWYIETGAGFTGSTTFFNSDYWGNPSRGMQLRNGTIELQSANFHHPGQSGLATLNHPAKLSLVASTVAPTDAILTDPAEAQLSVQSSVLNSSGIKPEKCALWKNNLDYAIRYTTEYVYDRAGWTATASHNNNNAYMAIDSKPETRWDTGASQASGQWFIVDMKKAQKLDAIILDVAASAGDSPISYKMYLSDDGQTWTSAVASGKGTRDVSFIYLDETAKARYIKIEQTGQAGNYWSIHEFYVYSADLKKQEIPLDRTGWIASASKNNDGAQRTLDDDLSTRWDTEAVQESGEWFQVDMLQSQKFNKIHLDYTESPNDGPDKYEIYVSDDGESWGEPIASGNGTKSALKVELNDQEARYIRILQTGTNEGGYWSIHEFWAYNNEKEIEAVKFEIIPTPSNATVYINEIEQSFVTIEKGKDVTYKVSAEGYVTVEDTRSNLQSDTRLEVKLEVIPVPKIRFEIVPTPSNATVTINGIEQKIAEIKKGMDITYKVSAAGYITVEESLTDVQTDMQLEVNLTPAPSTKVKFEIVPTPSSAIVIINGIEQKVTEIEKGKSVIYKVSAEGYIAEEKTMTDIQSDTRLEVNLDPIPVIRFEIIPTPSDAIVIINGSEQKTIEIQKGQDVTYKVSAEGYIPEEKTVTNIQSDTQLMINLNPIVSDPDKEISFSYDGHHIKVRGTTGEFRLRVYSVSGKCLIDNTTKGDIPFICPASGVYILRLDYEGSKHEKKVFLNK
- a CDS encoding glycoside hydrolase family 3 C-terminal domain-containing protein, with the translated sequence MSAGLKAQQKDVYLDEKAPTHDRIMDLLSRLTIEEKISLLRATSPGIPRLQIPKYYHGNESLHGVVRPGRFTVFPQAIGLASMWNTELHYKIATAISDEARGRWNELEQGKLQTQRFTDLLTFWSPTVNMARDPRWGRTPETYGEDPYLSGVLGTAFVKGLQGDDPRYLKIVSTPKHFAANNEEHNRFVCNPQISERQLREYYFPAFEMCVKDGQSASIMSAYNAINDVPCTANPWLLTKVLRHDWGFNGYVVSDCGGPSLLVSAMKYVKTKEATATLSIKAGLDLECGDDVYMQPLLNAYNQYMVSKADIDTAAYRVLRARMHLGLFDDPDLNPYNKISPSVVGSAEHKQLALEAARQSIVLLKNDKRTLPLNPKKVKSIAVVGINAGNSEFGDYSGIPANAPISILQGIKDKVGDNAKIVYAPWKSAMDGKEMISAPYFPGGLKTEYFSNMELSGTPKVRTEEWVNFEPANQAPDPFIPAFPVSIRWSGKLHPEVSGNYTIYYTADDGSRLFINGEKLIDAWVERSIATDSVSLYLEGGKEYDIRAEYFNNRDNAVAKLYWKVPDVGTKQRLDMYGEAGKAVRECEQVVAVLGINKTIEREGQDRYDIHLPADQEEFIREIYKVNPNIVVVLVAGSSLAINWMDEHVPAIVNAWYPGEQGGTAVAEVLFGEYNPGGRLPITYYNSLEEIPAFDDYDITKGRTYQYFKGKPLYPFGYGLSYTTFAYKNLQINDNRDNVKVSFELKNTGSMNGDEVSQVYVKIPSSGIVMPIKELKGFQRSTLKKGGTKNVEINIRKDLLRYWDDATETFITPKGEYEFMVGSSSQDIKLTKKFTLN
- the porV gene encoding type IX secretion system outer membrane channel protein PorV gives rise to the protein MRNIVTKILILICLFISVAGFSQNKEYNPIETAVPSLTIAPDARSGGMGDVGAATMPDAYSQYWNPAKYAFATSKASFALSYTPWMRSVVNGISLLNAVGYYKLGIENNQALSASLRYFSIGDVYLADAQGEFISTVAPSELAVDIGYSRKLTETFSGSVVIRYLRANYSGIEDEGTSDGTFAADIAGYNESYINIGKSESLLGIGFNISNVGGKISNGGYNRESFIPANLRVGASLIYPLDEKNSLTIAADLNKLLVPTPPVLKDGESIEDYRVRVLEYEKMSSFKGIFKSFGDAPGGFSEEMKEITWALGLEYDYDSKFRLRTGYANESAMKGNRKYLTFGTGLKINAFQLDAAYILATNSSNPLDQTLRFSLAFDFEAIMKLLNK
- a CDS encoding glycoside hydrolase family 3 C-terminal domain-containing protein; protein product: MKKKTKAFISLLCVLFFSTIAVAQNNIAGISTSVNEKTVNAIADNNLKTNWKLTSKDLQQSQWLMFSLQNAGDVNAIAIDCEGITPQELQKLLSVYITYDPMNLGIPVSYTVSVKDKASVLSFTPKYGAHVRFVFKEGVLKKDLLIKEVSVSILDKKAEIANVALEDRAYMNPDLPLELRVENLLSVMTVEDKMELLREGWGIPGIPHLGVPAIQKVEAIHGFSYGSGATIFPQSIGMSATWNKRLIEEAAMAIGDETVSANAVQAWSPVLDVAQDARWGRCEETYGEDPVLVTEIGGAWIKGYQSKGLMTTPKHFAAHGAPLGGRDSHDIGLSEREMREIHLVPFRDIYKKYKYQSIMMSYSDYLGVPVAKSKELLKGILRDEWGFDGFIVSDCGALGNLTARKHYTAIDKVEAARQALAAGIATNCGDTYNDPDVIAAAKRGVLNMDDLDFTCKTLLRTLFRNGLFENNPCKPLDWNKIYPGWNSPEHQALARKTAQESIVLLENKGNTLPLSKSLKTIAVIGPGADNLQPGDYTSKPQPGQLKSVLTGIKAVVSSSTKVLYEEGCRFIGTEGTDIAKAVKAAESADVAVLVLGDCSTSEALKGITNTSGENHDLATLILPGEQQKLLEAVCKTGKPVVLILQAGRPYNLSYAAENCQAVLVNWLPGQEGGYATADVLFGDYNPAGRLPMTFPRDVAQLPLYYNFKTSGRVYDYVDMAYYPLYQFGYGMSYTSFSYSDLNVSLEKDGSVSVNTTVTNTGKIAGDEVVQLYITDMYASVKTRVMELKDFDRIHLNPGESKKVSFVLTPYQLSLLNDEMDRVVEKGLFKIMVGGKSPSYVAKDRIKDSVGFIEAKDGVNGEIDYPLDFSADFAITVVSVEDLPGKDAKVANVLVTNKGTLTDIGKLMMYIDGKRVGDTRHYDLEPGEEKQFRIEISQDEFKTLQFTSKYKSTTYTNR